Within Leishmania infantum JPCM5 genome chromosome 5, the genomic segment ATGACGCGAAAGGCAGTGCGCACACCTCGAGTAGCGCACCGCTCAGCGACCCGCTGGCGGaagaggcggccgcgctgcttctGAAGCCGTTCGAAGAGATGCACCTCTCTGGCTACCGGCTtggcgatgccgcgctcACGTCCCCGAGCATGCCCGACCTGCCgtcctttctctctgttgTGTCTCGGCACACGCGGCTCCGCGTGCTCGATTTGAGCTTCAACAATCTGACACCGCAGGTGCTGGCGCCCCTCCTCCAAGCCATTCGTGGTCTGCCGttgctggcggtgctgaagcTCAGCGGCAACATGCTCGGATCGGCGCGCAGTGACGACTAcaacggcagccgcagcgagaAATGGGACTTGTCCACCGTGAGTGTCGATGAAGAGCTCGGAGatgccgcgacggcggctgcacgGCTTGGCCGTTATCTCGCCACAAacccggcgctgctggagttGGCACTGTTTCACTGCGATCTGAACGATCACGACGTGCGCGAGCTGCTCTCCGGCCTTGTTCACCCCCGCAACACCACCCTGCACACATTGCAGCTCTCCTGGAACCCGGCGTGCACCTCGCGCAGTGCGGAGATGGCCCTGCAGCTGGTCACGGACCTCGGAAACACCACCCTGTGCGAGCTGGAGCTAGAGGGcgaggcgccggcgacacAGGTGCGTCTTGAGTACGCGTGCACCCCCGACGGTGTCTTCCGCTCCGGACACACCCTCATCCCggagagcgcggcggcaggggcagcgaccggcgacggcaacgacgaTAACAGCGGCAATGCGGGCACGGTGATCACAagtgcggcagctgccgacGTGGTGAGCCTTGAGCAgcttcggcagcagcagcagcaactcgcCGAGATCCAGAAGCACCTCACACCTGCCCAGGGGGCCCGCTACGTGaaccgctgccgctacctCGCCGAGGACTTGGACGGGTCACGTGTGTTGGCACCGTTGGTGATGCGAGAGCTGAAGGCGGTGCTGTCCATCCGGCTGCCTCCGAGGCCGCGCGTCGACGAACGCCACGGCGCGAGCGAGTTGAacgtcgccgccttcgcagAACGGGAGACGGCttctgcctctgctgctggcgcgggAGCACACAGCCaagacggcagcggagagctCTTCAcgtccgctgcggcggtggactgcggcggcagcgacccTCACAGTGGCCGTGCCGTGCCGTCtccggcggccgctgccaaCTCGTCCGCCGGCCTCCAGCGGCGGTCCTTCGAGGGTGTTTCTGCAATGACTGACGGCCATGTGGCAAGTGTTGCGCCACCCCCGCAGGCAACGGATGCGCCGCGCCCGCGCACGTCTCCCCCGAtgcacctgcgccgtcggTGGCCCACCCCCGCGGTGAGCACGGGCAGCGTAGCCAGTCCCGCGTCGGGGCGacacgcggcgcagcagcagcagcaccctcGCGCACCGCAAGAGCTGCGTGATGCTCGCTTCGAAACACCAcagcgcctcgccgctgtgatggccgacgccgaggcatttcgccgtcgcctgcaACCTGTGCAGCTTGACACtcacgcgccgccgtgcgccgaGGTCAGTCGataccgcagcggcgcgcacagcgcATCGGTGACGAAAACGAGATCCCTGTGgtacgccgacgacggcttTGTGTTGCGCCCGAATGGGTTGTCGAAGGTGCTCGTTGCACCGGTGCTCCCTGGTGGCGCGACGGCCTTCGCAAACGTGGCACTGGAGGACGTGGAAGACCGCCCCCTGCAGCCCTGTTGGTGCACACCGCGCCAGACGTCTCCGATGACTGGCATCTACGCTGGCATACTGCACTACCACTGCGTGCACGAGGCAACGGCACAGCAACAGAAGCGACAGTAcggcacctcctcgtcgccaccgccatcgacggctgcgacagcggtgaAGCCGGCGGACCCCAGCGCGTCCAAGagccggctgccgctgctgcttccccagccctcgcagcagccgcagccgcagctgcagccgcaacaGCTGCCCAGCACGGCTGAGATGTACTGCGGATGCCAGGGCACCGGTcatctctgcctctccgcgtgtgtggcctcagagggggcgggggctgGTCGACGCCGCCATCGCATGCGGTCGACGTTGCACGTAAAGGCTGCAAAGGCAGTGGGCAAGTCTGCAGGGAGCGGTTATGGTGCGTCAGCGTCCCGCAAATCCGACCGCACGCGCGAGCGCTTCCTCGACTGGACGGCCACCAATGGTGACGCTGTCAACACCCTCTTGAGCAccgttgcagcagcggcaccaccggcgctgcATCTGAGCACCGTGCGCACGGCATGCGGTGGTCTCTCGATCGCGCTCAACTACAGCCCAGTGACCCATTTCTCCGCGCCACACGTGAGCTGCGCATCAGGCATGACGCTAGCGGAGTTCTAATTgggcgagagggagacatAATGCGTATGTCCGAgcctgtgtatgtgtgtgtggtggggggaggtgtggggtggggagcgTCACGGAATTCGACAtccgtgcgcgtgcgagtgTGCACACTGCGCGCATGCTCTGCTCTGCTCTGCTCTACTCTACTCTGCTGATGTGTATTAGCCCTTCTTCGATGTTCCAtacgcgtatgtgtgtgtaggtgtgcgttgctttttgttttttcaCTTGGTTTTACTTTTCGGCAGCGCTCGAGACTCTCGCGCGTACCGCGTCGCCGTCCGCCCCACCGACCTCACGACTTGTGCCTTGATTAATGTCGTGCACGCGACAACGTCGCCAAGGGTGCGAGTGCGCGCGGTGTTCGGTTGCACGGGTGTGTTGCCATGTCATGggatgtggtggtggtacgtgtgcgcatgtgaggagagagagagggcggccgaggagatggaggaggagggggagaatCGACGctggtgggggggggggggggtgcacgCCGCTCACGTGATCGCGCatcgtgcacgcacgcacaaacaacACCTTGCTTTTGGTTCTgtcttcgccgctgctttgCTCGACCTCCCGcccgctcgctctcccccGCCGATCTCCTGCAGGCGCAAGGGACATGCCCCGCGCCctgttgtgtgtgcatgcgtgcgcgatGCTTCGCCTCGGCGGCATGCGTGTCCCCGGCGCGCCCGAGGATGTGTCCATCAGTACATCACCCTCGTCGAAAGGCGCGCTAGCAGACGGATTGGTACACCTGCTGCACGGTTTGGAAGGACGCGGCCGCCTTGTAGCTCTCAGGCCTCCGTGCGTCTCGGTGTACGCGCTCGgtgggagaagggggagaggggcggccAACACAgccaccgccatcatcaTCGTCTCGCGCCTCCCAGCCCCGCCCGCTTCGTCTTCCCGTGGGTAGAACAGGCCGCTCCTTTCTGTTCTCGTTGTTCCTTCTCCCCTGATgacgagagggaggagctggcgcgaGGGCCACACGCACGGCGCCCCTCAGTGCGCGGGATCACAAGGCTCAAGcactcctccaccccctctaTCTCATGCCAAATCccgagccgcttctggtAGTGGCATGGCCAAACACCTGCGACGTAGGGGGAGGTCAGTGTGATGTACCGCTACGGCTGTCGGCAGTGtgtcaggtcctggacggcgttgtGTTGGGGCGACCTGTCAGGGCGAGCACGTGTCTGTGCCGTCCAcgtgatgggcagagtgtcagcgtggctcgagcgtgtcccacccccggccctcacactgtGCCCTACTTGGTGGTGAGAATCCTGCGCCGCCCCGAGGGGGTGGATGCACCTGGGATGGCGGCCTGCATAATGGGatgaaggaggggaggggaagtgAGGTGAGGTGGGGCGAAGTTCGAGGGCAACGCCCGCGCGCTCAGAtggctgcgccagcgcactgCTTTAGCGCGTGTgcctacggctgcttcgcaccacgcggatggggggaggggaggggggcctgGTGACCGGACCGAGTGGTGGGGTTTGAGCTGAACTCGTACGGTGTGGCAAAGAAACGGACGCGCTGGGAGGCGGAAAAGCgtgccgctccctctctctgcctctcttcccaTGGCGGTTCCGTTGCGCCATGCTGTTGGAAGTTGGTCATGCCCTCTcacccacgcgcgcgcacacccacgtCTGCGTCTGATGGGTCTGTGCGAGTGAGCGCCTGTGTGGATGGTGCGCTCATGTGAATGTGTACGTCTGTGTCTGTTCCTGGCAGCAGCGTGTAGGAGCATTCTCAGCCATGTAGGTGTGTTGTATTGTGACGTAGCTGAGTCgttgcgcgtgcgtctccgTCAGCAGACAGTTTCGTTTCCAGGGCTCCCGTCTctgccctccttcccttcccttctctctcgggcacacgcatgcatgcagGCATGTAGACATCCCTATCCCGTGTTCCTCGCACGCATCCGAATTTTGTAtctctatgtgtgtgtatactAGGGTGCCTCTGCGCCAGCCTCACCGCTGTCGCTCTCATCATCATCAGCCCCCCCCACCATCCCTGTCTGGATGTCTTTACCCTCACCAAAGTCATGTGATGGTGGTTTACGGCAAGACCAGCGTCAAGGCACCGGGCGTCGGGCGTCGGTCTACACTGGCAACCTACGCGGGCATGCAGACACGACGACACACCCGCTCGCAAGCGCAGTGATTCCAACGTGTCAGGGatgagagaagaggaggagggggcgttCACCGCCTGTTAGGGAATCGCCCCTTACTTCTTactctccgctgccgcacgctGCGAGCGGCTCCGGCACGCGTGCAAGCACAGACGCTCATGTATGTGCATATGCCGATGCGTCAGTGGGCCTCCATGTGGTGCGTGCTCCCTCTTCTTACCTCGTACTTCTTCTCGCACACAACGACACTTCTCGGCACCACTACCGTCACTGCAAGCAATCAGCCACGCCGGCGTAGaacctccgccgccgtcgccaccaccCTCCTGGGCCTCGCTCAGCATCTGCGGCACCGGGGAAAGCAGCAAGAGAAACTACAATGCTtcgccgcagtcgccgcTTGCTGTTGGCTGCAGCAGGGGCCCGCCCTGCCGCCTTCACCCCTCGAGCCAGAGAGGCCGCCGGCACCTGCGGCAACGAGGAGCGCGACAGCAACACCAGCAGTGGCCATGGCGGCTTTCTAGCCACGCTGCGCCATCTCGTGGCGTGGAACCGCACgaacgcggcggccgccgcatcgTCGTCATCCGCGTCGTGTGCAGAAACCCCAGCATGCGTCAGCAACAACGCAGCActcgacgccgtcgaggcCGTCGTGCGCGCCCGGTGGACGTGCCGGCAGTTCGACACGGCGAAGCCGATAGACCTCGACACCCTCAAGCGCGTCTTGGCGGCGACGACCCGCGCCCCGACCGGTTTCAACCTTCAGGGCTGGCACGCGGTCGTCGTCACCAAcacggcggtgcgggagCAGCTCTTCAAGGCAGCGCTCGGCCAGCCGCAagtgctgcaggcgccggCGACTGTCGTCTTCGTTGGAGACACGGAGCCGGAGCGGAACGCGCCGCAGGCGCTTGAGATGGGGCTCGAGACGGGCTACTATAGCCCCCTCTACGGTGCCGCCTACCTGCGCAACATCTACTACTTCATGCATGGCGGTCCGATGCAGTCGATGGCCGCCGTGAAGTCGGTCGTGAGTGCGTGGTACAGCCAGGCGGCTGGCACGCCGCTCATCTCCGTCCCGGTGAGCCGCGCCGGCTACGCGTGGAAGCAGACGATGATTCCGGCGACGACGTTCGTGAatctctgcgccgccgccggctggGACACGTGCATGATGGAGGGCATCGACGAGGATGCCGTCAAGCGAGCCTTGGGAGTGCCGGCGGAACGGTACACGGTGCCGGTCATCATCAGCGTCGGCTACGCGaccgccgcggaggccgaGAAACGCCAGGTGGGCAGCTCCCGCTTCGCGACGCCGCACACCGTGCGGTGGAACAAGTTCTAGTTTAGACTCGGCACCAGAGAtgagaaggaaaaggggtGCACGCTACGTGTGGCCCATGGAtgcgtctccctccctccctctctcgcacagacacaccccGCACCTCTGCTCTTCACAGTCGCACGCGCCTCCACTGGGCACGTCGGCACGTGTCACACGCGTCTGTGCAGGCACACATCGCCAGCCGCGTAACGTAACAAGAGAAGCACCAATAAAAAGAGTCGGTGCCACCGTCGCTGTCAGCGGCAGGCAGGCGAGCGGGCCGTGCTGAGGAAGCTCACTCCGTCTCGTTCGCGTCGAGTGCGAGCCATGGGATGGTGCAccagggaggaggaggaaggaggcgggGTTCTCCTCTGGCGCGGGTCTTTCGTgggggcagctgctgccgattCGCACACCGCCCCCGTCTCTGCCACCCTCCAGCCTTCGCCCCTTCACgaccggctgctgctgtcttgGCTGCTGGCTGCGCCGGTGTGGCCTCTTTCACGCCTttacgcccccccccctcgaaCACCTACACGCCAAACTCGAGGACGGGCAAGCACGCTTTCACCCGGTACGCTTTCATCACGCAACGTGCCTCTCatcacgcgtgcgtgtgcgtcagGCTACCACGTCTTAGAACACGCACCACCACTGCACATCACCGTAactgaagcagcagcaggctccTCACTCAACCACCCATTCCCAAGCCATACAc encodes:
- a CDS encoding nitroreductase-like protein produces the protein MLRRSRRLLLAAAGARPAAFTPRAREAAGTCGNEERDSNTSSGHGGFLATLRHLVAWNRTNAAAAASSSSASCAETPACVSNNAALDAVEAVVRARWTCRQFDTAKPIDLDTLKRVLAATTRAPTGFNLQGWHAVVVTNTAVREQLFKAALGQPQVLQAPATVVFVGDTEPERNAPQALEMGLETGYYSPLYGAAYLRNIYYFMHGGPMQSMAAVKSVVSAWYSQAAGTPLISVPVSRAGYAWKQTMIPATTFVNLCAAAGWDTCMMEGIDEDAVKRALGVPAERYTVPVIISVGYATAAEAEKRQVGSSRFATPHTVRWNKF